In a genomic window of Wyeomyia smithii strain HCP4-BCI-WySm-NY-G18 chromosome 1, ASM2978416v1, whole genome shotgun sequence:
- the LOC129717654 gene encoding zinc finger protein 431-like isoform X1, with protein sequence MPCIVPTCLHTDGTLRSFPSDNTLATRWLEAIQIGSGYSMQVDESEIQPEICSFHFSNADLCSYEEPSVFMHCDETSMQIGSCRICLAFYPIKEMVSLEGTIDEKKITSLLVTLGLSVDENQFLKLLCLPCVAQIEIITFLLSKFTRSEVAFQELLQKCKGTVQYLDIQIEIAKDVDEEAVSESSTQPHLDANQDTSGDECLPTVDQNPITSQSISGPKTTDRPISVKEKMERNCYICNTVHSDANQLMLHLTKNHTAEKGYHCTECSLDFPLLYVYNRHLSRHDESQRPFKCVMCSMRFRSKFWLKLHENKKHSAKHNVQRVVSKSHEIICDQCGKITDNHSLREHIQQVHRKAGQPKCDMCDKTFATKSSLERHMLLHTNAKPYSCDQCEATFRRLLNYRHHKSMVHEGVNPHVCTECNQEFKNYTQLYVHKQKNHSKQNSSKKYYQQYETCKLCRLRFAKGSELKEHIRVEHTNEQYPAFRCPHCSKTFMLSIQFRTHKLLHTDRYICKECGLRHVNQRKLQYHMDLKHSNGRVYTCSECPKTFTSLHQLTLHGILHTKGKQYQCSFCTKSFLRKFQLKIHTRIHTGEKPFQCKGCLKRFGDDRSFCVHKKCCQALLASSITQSERKDK encoded by the exons ATGCCATGTATTGTTCCCACATGCCTACACACGGATGGAACACTGAGGTCGTTTCCCAGCGACAACACCTTGGCGACAAGATGGCTCGAAGCTATCCAAATAGGTAGCGGATACTCAATGCAGGTAGATGAGAGTGAGATTCAGCCGGAAATATGCAGCTTTCATTTTTCGAACGCGGATTTGTGCAGCTATGAAGAACCCTCTGTATTTATGCATTG TGATGAAACCAGTATGCAAATCGGCAGTTGCAGAATATGCTTAGCTTTTTATCCAATCAAGGAAATGGTATCTCTGGAGGGCACTAtagatgagaaaaaaattacatcgcTGCTCGTAACATTGGGTCTGAGTGTTGACGAGAATCAATTTTTAAAGTTGCTGTGTCTGCCTTGCGTTGCCCAGATTGAAATAATTACATTCCTTCTCTCAAAGTTCACTCGATCGGAGGTGGCTTTCCAGGAATTACTACAAAAATGTAAGGGGACAGTACAGTACCTTGATATCCAAATAGAGATTGCTAAAGATGTTGACGAGGAGGCCGTGTCGGAATCTTCAACACAACCACATCTTGATGCCAACCAGGACACTAGTGGTGATGAGTGCCTACCAACAGTTGACCAAAATCCAATAACATCGCAATCCATAAGCGGTCCAAAaacgaccgaccgaccgatcAGTGTTAAGGAAAAAATGGAACGAAACTGCTACATATGCAATACGGTTCATTCAGACGCGAATCAACTGATGCTTCATCTCACCAAAAACCACACCGCCGAAAAGGGCTACCATTGTACCGAATGCTCACTAGATTTCCCTTTGCTGTACGTCTACAATCGTCACCTCAGCCGGCACGATGAATCCCAACGACCATTCAAGTGTGTCATGTGTTCCATGCGGTTTAGGTCCAAGTTTTGGCTTAAGCTGCACGAAAATAAAAAGCATTCCGCGAAACACAACGTGCAACGAGTTGTGAGTAAATCGCACGAAATAATCTGCGATCAGTGCGGTAAAATTACCGACAACCATAGCCTCAGAGAACACATTCAACAGGTACACCGGAAGGCAGGCCAACCAAAATGTGATATGTGTGACAAAACGTTCGCGACAAAGAGTAGTCTCGAGCGGCACATGCTTCTGCATACCAACGCAAAACCTTACAGCTGTGACCAGTgtgaagcaaccttccgccgtTTACTAAACTATCGGCACCACAAAAGCATGGTTCACGAAGGCGTTAATCCGCACGTTTGCACGGAGTGCAACCAAGAATTTAAAAACTACACTCAGCTTTACGTGCACAAGCAAAAGAACCATTCGAAACAAAATTCGTCCAAAAAATACTATCAACAGTACGAAACTTGCAAACTCTGTCGATTGCGATTTGCGAAGGGTAGTGAGCTGAAAGAGCATATTCGAGTTGAGCACACTAATGAGCAATACCCTGCGTTCCGGTGTCCGCATTGTTCGAAAACGTTTATGTTGTCAATCCAATTCAGAACCCACAAACTTCTTCATACGGATAGATATATCTGCAAGGAATGCGGCCTACGCCACGTCAACCAGCGAAAACTTCAGTACCATATGGATCTTAAACATTCGAACGGTCGCGTTTACACCTGTTCCGAATGTCCCAAAACTTTTACCAGCTTACATCAACTAACCCTGCACGGTATCCTGCACACGAAAGGAAAGCAGTACCAGTGCAGCTTTTGTACTAAATCGTTCCTGCGAAAGTTTCAACTGAAGATTCACACACG CATTCACACAGGTGAGAAACCGTTCCAGTGCAAGGGATGCTTGAAGCGTTTCGGCGACGACAGAAGCTTCTGCGTGCACAAAAAGTGCTGCCAGGCGCTACTCGCGAGCAGTATTACGCAATCAGAGCGTAAGGACAAATAA
- the LOC129717655 gene encoding zinc finger protein 892-like has protein sequence MESHGSNLCRTCMANIDDPDSSISLVAHLEDDSAVGDVISELTAVQVQEHTDLPGQICASCLEELKRFIQFIRKVRETDRTLRQRLREEIVEVKEETVEIGEEELYQDIETLDFETEMIDEKYSAAEVNYVEWNEIQPEKSHAATYEVSIVDESLEASSMDNKSELEFIGFEDSAVKDDVSGNMDEEPVVLDQSIDTDNKDPSLKKALDDLDEVERKLFRVIVRTKGDFICCACFQIFKTEAALKAHCECHKSRMSFHKSHSCPVCYRRYTTPRAVETHRKQARASKIYECTRCRVRLIDPKRRRQHAHNHPTRELLNSSVLTPIRLQPNYRRGHICCAQACGLAFPSDELLIAHAHEAHKVNKYGASLPGKKEKPFECKVCFKRFRNRGGLRMHQKRKYKETGQQCSICGLNLPTTATLEAHERKHRDEKPFRCEECFKCFSSPAFVKAHMLVHSNDKPFVCSFCEMAFQRKAALLNHELIHTGALPFPCELCSKAFRVKPRLEQHMRTHTGVRPYPCRYCEKSFADHSNRQRHEMGHTGIKPHKCSYCEKTFITRRLRGEHERTHRKALK, from the exons ATGGAATCCCACGGTTCCAATCTGTGTCGGACGTGCATGGCAAACATTGACGATCCCGATTCGTCGATTTCGCTGGTGGCACACCTGGAGGACGACTCCGCAGTTGGGGACGTCATATCGGAACTAACCGCGGTACAAGTGCAGGAGCATACCGATCTTCCCGGTCAGATTTGTGCATCTTGTCTAGAGGAACTGAAACGGTTCATCCAATTTATTCGCAAAGTCAGAGAAACGGATCGTACATTGCGACAAAGGCTTCGTGAGGAAATTGTGGAGGTTAAAGAAGAAACCGTTGAAATCGGCGAGGAGGAACTGTATCAGGACATAGAAACGTTGGATTTCGAAACTGAAATGATCGATGAAAAATACTCAGCGGCTGAGGTGAATTATGTGGAATGGAATGAAATACAGCCTGAAAAATCACATGCGGCAACATATGAAGTTTCTATTGTCGATGAAAGTTTGGAAGCTTCTTCAATGGATAATAAATCGGAATTAGAGTTTATTGGTTTTGAAGATTCCGCCGTGAAAGATGACGTAAGTGGAAACATGGATGAAGAACCCGTCGTTCTAGATCAGTCAATAGACACCGATAACAAAGACCCATCATTAAAAAAAGCATTGGATGATCTCGATGAAGTCGAGCGAAAATTGTTCCGGGTTATTGTGAGAACGAAAGGTGATTTCATCTGTTGcgcttgttttcaaattttcaagacgGAAGCTGCCCTGAAAGCTCATTGCGAGTGTCATAAGTCCAGGATGAGCTTCCACAAATCGCATAGTTGTCCGGTATGTTATCGAAGATACACGACACCACGAGCGGTTGAAACACATCGGAAGCAAGCTCGTGCATCGAAGATATACGAATGCACCCGATGCCGAGTTCGTTTAATTGACCCGAAACGGCGCCGGCAGCATGCTCATAATCATCCTACTAGAGAGCTACTCAACTCGTCGGTTTTAACTCCGATACGTCTTCAGCCGAACTATCGCAGAGGGCATATTTGTTGCGCACAAGCTTGTGGCCTCGCATTTCCGTCTGATGAATTGCTAATCGCTCATGCTCACGAGGCTCACAAAGTAAACAAATATGGTGCTAGCTTGCCGGGCAAAAAGGAAAAACCGTTTGAGTGTAAAGTGTGCTTCAAACGGTTCCGTAACCGGGGAGGGTTACGAATGCATCAGAAACGAAAGTACAAAGAAACGGGTCAGCAGTGCTCTATCTGTGGGCTGAACCTTCCAACTACTGCGACCCTGGAGGCACACGAGCGAAAGCATAGGGACGAGAAACCGTTCCGATGCGAGGAGTGCTTCAAATGTTTCAGCAGCCCAGCATTCGTTAAGGCGCACATGTTGGTCCACTCTAACGATAAACCGTTCGTGTGTTCCTTCTGCGAGATGGCATTTCAGCGTAAAGCTGCTCTGCTGAACCACGAGCTGATACATACCGGGGCGCTTCCGTTTCCGTGTGAACTTTGCTCTAAAGCTTTCCGCGTCAAGCCGCGGCTTGAGCAACATATGCGCACTCACACCGGTGTGAGACCGTATCCGTGCAG GTATTGCGAAAAGTCCTTCGCGGATCATAGTAACCGACAGCGGCACGAGATGGGGCATACTG GTATCAAGCCCCACAAATGCTCGTACTGTGAGAAGACGTTTATCACAAGACGATTGCGGGGAGAACATGAACGGACGCATCGAAAAGCATTGAAGTAA